A genomic region of bacterium contains the following coding sequences:
- a CDS encoding VOC family protein, with protein sequence MLGYTTIGTSDMDRAVAFYDALLAEIGAKQLFGMDRIKFYGTSTDQAMLSLCIPYDEKPHEVGNGQMIAIPGGSRDGVDRLYAKAIEMGATDEGPPGERMPIFYGAYVRDLDGNKLCFFEMKLG encoded by the coding sequence ATGCTCGGATACACCACCATCGGCACCAGCGACATGGATCGCGCGGTCGCCTTTTACGACGCGCTGCTCGCTGAGATCGGTGCCAAGCAGCTCTTCGGCATGGATCGCATCAAGTTCTACGGCACCTCGACGGACCAGGCGATGCTCTCGCTCTGCATCCCCTATGACGAGAAACCCCACGAAGTAGGCAACGGCCAGATGATCGCGATTCCCGGAGGCTCCCGGGACGGCGTCGACCGACTGTACGCGAAGGCCATCGAGATGGGTGCAACGGACGAAGGCCCGCCGGGCGAGCGGATGCCGATCTTCTACGGTGCCTACGTGCGCGACCTCGACGGCAACAAGCTCTGCTTCTTCGAGATGAAACTCGGCTAG
- a CDS encoding heme A synthase: MSVSARSKWVARGFAALSMVTLCLIVLGASVRARGAGLACPDWPLCFGELVPEFDVLVAFEWSHRALAGAVSMGLMVLSWLCLRNRDLRERMRWRLTFAWLLLLTQAVFGGLTVLLKLAPWTVSIHLILGNGFCLTLFLLYRELRERGSAGVERSAIAAGTRVLVTLVASILLLQLLLGGLVSSQYAGLACSSFPTCDGESIVPTLVGPVGLHVAHRLNGLLLLVSTLAMVWSTRGTTRAAGLSQAAAGLVTLQIVVGVANVLLRLPFELTGLHTGIGAIIVLTVGVLAREIILSPQDERASDSRQLAEAK, translated from the coding sequence ATGAGCGTCTCGGCACGTAGCAAGTGGGTGGCGCGAGGCTTCGCGGCGTTGAGCATGGTCACGCTCTGCCTCATCGTGCTGGGTGCGAGCGTTCGTGCCCGGGGGGCGGGCCTGGCGTGTCCCGATTGGCCACTCTGCTTCGGCGAACTGGTCCCGGAATTCGATGTCCTTGTGGCTTTCGAGTGGAGTCACCGCGCCCTGGCGGGCGCCGTCTCCATGGGCCTGATGGTGTTGTCCTGGCTGTGCCTGCGAAACCGCGACTTGCGTGAACGGATGCGTTGGCGGTTGACCTTTGCCTGGCTGCTGCTCCTCACCCAGGCGGTCTTCGGAGGCCTGACCGTCCTGCTCAAGCTCGCCCCCTGGACCGTCAGCATTCACCTGATCCTGGGCAATGGCTTCTGCTTGACGCTGTTCCTGCTCTACCGCGAACTGCGTGAACGGGGCTCGGCCGGGGTTGAGCGTTCTGCCATTGCGGCCGGCACTCGCGTGCTCGTGACACTAGTCGCCTCCATTCTCCTCCTTCAACTCCTGCTGGGCGGCCTCGTTTCGAGTCAGTACGCGGGGCTCGCATGCTCTTCGTTCCCGACCTGCGATGGCGAATCAATCGTACCCACCCTCGTCGGGCCGGTCGGGCTGCACGTCGCGCACCGGCTCAATGGCCTTCTCCTCCTCGTATCCACCCTGGCCATGGTGTGGTCCACCCGCGGCACCACCCGAGCAGCGGGCCTGAGCCAGGCAGCGGCCGGTCTGGTCACTCTGCAGATCGTCGTCGGCGTCGCCAACGTGCTTCTCCGCCTGCCTTTCGAGCTAACGGGCCTCCACACCGGCATCGGCGCGATCATCGTGCTGACCGTTGGGGTGCTGGCCCGCGAGATCATCCTCTCCCCTCAAGACGAGAGAGCATCCGACTCGAGACAGCTCGCAGAGGCAAAATGA
- a CDS encoding M20/M25/M40 family metallo-hydrolase: protein MSRISRAAVALLLTLGLMATFAATPRADEMPAVRVLTAALSNEAEAIAQRLAGALRFKTISYQDSADFRPEPFDELNAYLRKTYPATYAALDTQVVAGYSLLLEWKGSDASLPPALFLSHTDVVPIEPGTEEGWSHPPFAGTVADGYIWGRGTLDTKESVLAYHEAIERLLGEGWSPKRSLFFAFGHDEEIGGRAGAGAIAALLAERGVHFEFGVDEGGFILDGFEQIPDRHVALISTAEKTYFTVELVARGPGGHSSMPPVRSSVGRLATALDKLEKEQMDLKLCEPVREQLERMAPELSFGRRLALQNLWLFKGLVMRGLTGSRTSNAMVRTTTALTLVSAGVKENVVPQEARASVNFRILPCETPDDVLEHVRRTIDDPDIEIKPKAWSETARPARLDTRAWNLLADAAREAYPDALALPNQLSGGTDTRHYRELADDLYRFVGVKVSAEDITGAHGTDERIGVDSYVNAVGITTGILRRAAE, encoded by the coding sequence ATGTCTCGCATCTCTCGTGCGGCCGTTGCGCTGCTCCTGACCCTCGGCCTGATGGCCACATTCGCGGCGACACCGCGCGCCGATGAGATGCCCGCGGTACGCGTGCTTACGGCCGCACTTTCCAATGAGGCAGAGGCGATTGCGCAACGCCTCGCCGGTGCGCTCCGCTTCAAAACGATCAGCTATCAGGATTCGGCCGACTTCCGGCCCGAGCCTTTCGACGAGCTCAACGCCTACCTGCGCAAAACCTACCCTGCGACCTACGCCGCGCTCGATACCCAGGTGGTTGCCGGATACAGCCTGCTGCTCGAGTGGAAGGGCAGCGATGCCTCGCTTCCACCGGCGCTGTTTCTGTCCCACACCGACGTGGTCCCGATCGAACCCGGCACCGAGGAGGGTTGGAGCCACCCGCCCTTTGCGGGCACGGTGGCCGACGGCTACATCTGGGGCCGGGGCACGCTGGACACCAAGGAAAGCGTCCTTGCCTACCACGAGGCGATCGAGCGTCTGCTCGGTGAGGGTTGGTCCCCGAAGCGCTCGCTCTTTTTTGCGTTCGGTCACGATGAAGAGATCGGCGGACGTGCGGGCGCCGGCGCAATCGCCGCCCTGCTCGCGGAGCGGGGCGTGCACTTCGAGTTCGGCGTCGACGAGGGCGGCTTCATCCTCGATGGCTTCGAGCAGATCCCCGATCGTCACGTCGCGCTGATCAGCACCGCCGAGAAGACCTATTTCACCGTGGAACTCGTCGCGCGGGGGCCCGGTGGCCACTCCTCGATGCCCCCGGTCCGCAGTTCGGTCGGCCGGCTGGCAACTGCCCTCGACAAGCTGGAAAAGGAGCAGATGGATCTGAAACTCTGCGAGCCGGTTCGCGAGCAGCTCGAGCGCATGGCGCCGGAACTCTCCTTCGGCAGGCGCCTGGCGCTACAGAATCTATGGCTCTTCAAGGGTCTGGTGATGCGAGGCCTCACGGGTTCGCGCACCAGCAACGCGATGGTCCGCACCACGACGGCGCTCACGCTGGTCTCGGCGGGTGTCAAGGAGAACGTCGTCCCGCAGGAGGCCCGGGCCTCCGTGAATTTTCGCATCCTGCCCTGTGAGACGCCCGACGATGTGCTCGAACACGTGAGACGTACCATCGACGACCCGGACATCGAGATCAAGCCAAAGGCCTGGAGCGAAACTGCCCGCCCCGCTCGGCTCGACACACGCGCGTGGAATCTCCTGGCCGATGCCGCGCGCGAGGCGTATCCCGACGCGCTGGCGCTACCCAACCAGCTCTCCGGAGGAACTGACACACGGCACTACCGCGAGCTTGCCGATGACCTCTACCGCTTCGTCGGCGTGAAGGTGTCGGCCGAGGACATCACCGGTGCTCACGGTACGGACGAGCGGATCGGTGTCGATAGCTACGTGAACGCCGTCGGCATAACAACTGGGATCTTGCGGCGCGCGGCCGAGTAG
- a CDS encoding nitroreductase family deazaflavin-dependent oxidoreductase → MTRIFSMAMLSTLLLVACSGGPTELIPGAFAVPGGSLSGEVVTAQSWSEVVQEDGVLDLETRPTDPYSVRVGFVKKGEAIYLDPAAERKWNVNIKADPAIRVRIDARVYEATAVTVTDPGELEGFDADRDVYRLDLKR, encoded by the coding sequence ATGACGCGCATCTTTTCCATGGCAATGCTTTCGACGCTTCTGCTCGTGGCCTGCAGTGGAGGACCCACTGAGCTGATTCCAGGGGCTTTTGCGGTGCCCGGCGGGTCGCTGAGCGGCGAGGTCGTCACCGCCCAATCCTGGTCCGAAGTCGTGCAGGAAGACGGGGTCCTGGACCTCGAGACTCGGCCCACAGACCCTTACTCGGTCCGGGTCGGCTTCGTGAAGAAAGGTGAGGCCATCTACCTCGACCCAGCCGCGGAGCGGAAGTGGAATGTGAACATCAAGGCGGATCCGGCGATTCGCGTGCGCATCGACGCTCGCGTCTACGAGGCGACGGCCGTGACCGTTACGGATCCAGGCGAACTCGAGGGCTTCGACGCCGACCGCGACGTCTACCGCCTGGACCTGAAGCGCTAG
- a CDS encoding SDR family NAD(P)-dependent oxidoreductase: MAAYWTGRNLANGFGSATTADTVARTFAKHLPGRRVLVTGTDSGLGRETAKALATHGAEVWVASQTAEGAASTRTAILAEAPEASVVEMPGLELSDRGAVERFAARTLERLGSGGLHVLVNNAGVMLQNHRTSPEGLEFHFAVNYLGPWHLTNLLLPALKQASPSRIVTVSSHAMRGAHSPARTRLASVETLNSPEWGDPSGAVLYPDSKLYTALHCRALQRRLAGTGVTANALSPGFVPRTNIGAKAPRARQLFTHTLGALVGKNIPQGAATSVYAACAPALEGKSGLWLEDCNIFLPSDAALDDEAAEILWSLGEQIWKT; this comes from the coding sequence ATGGCTGCCTATTGGACCGGGCGAAATCTGGCCAATGGATTCGGTTCCGCCACCACCGCAGACACGGTCGCGCGGACTTTCGCCAAGCACCTGCCGGGCCGGCGAGTGCTGGTGACCGGCACGGACTCCGGCCTCGGGCGCGAGACGGCGAAAGCACTCGCCACGCACGGGGCCGAGGTGTGGGTAGCTTCCCAGACGGCGGAGGGGGCGGCCTCGACACGCACGGCGATACTCGCGGAAGCCCCTGAGGCATCGGTCGTAGAGATGCCGGGTCTGGAGTTGAGTGACCGCGGGGCTGTTGAGCGTTTCGCCGCCCGCACTCTCGAGCGGCTCGGATCGGGCGGGCTCCACGTTCTCGTCAATAATGCGGGTGTGATGCTGCAGAACCATCGCACCTCCCCAGAGGGGCTGGAGTTCCACTTCGCAGTCAACTACCTCGGCCCCTGGCACCTCACCAACTTGCTGTTGCCTGCCCTCAAACAGGCGTCCCCCAGTCGCATCGTCACCGTCTCATCGCACGCCATGCGTGGAGCTCACAGCCCCGCCCGAACCCGCCTCGCGTCGGTCGAAACCCTCAACTCCCCCGAGTGGGGCGATCCCTCCGGTGCCGTTCTGTACCCCGACAGCAAGCTCTACACCGCACTGCACTGCCGAGCTCTGCAGCGGCGGCTTGCTGGAACCGGCGTCACGGCCAACGCCCTCAGCCCCGGTTTCGTGCCCCGCACTAACATCGGAGCCAAGGCTCCGCGCGCCAGACAGCTCTTTACACACACGCTCGGTGCCCTTGTGGGCAAGAACATCCCGCAAGGTGCGGCCACGAGCGTCTACGCGGCTTGTGCGCCTGCGCTGGAGGGCAAATCCGGCTTGTGGCTCGAAGACTGCAACATCTTCCTTCCGAGCGATGCCGCGCTGGATGATGAGGCGGCCGAGATTCTCTGGAGCCTGGGCGAGCAGATCTGGAAGACCTGA